From Pseudorca crassidens isolate mPseCra1 chromosome 7, mPseCra1.hap1, whole genome shotgun sequence, a single genomic window includes:
- the LOC137227736 gene encoding spermatogenesis-associated protein 31D4-like yields the protein MGFREWNVLSFLNSVIDPCLSCDSTSLDIYRNLIVLCELVLLLLLLWYLVSLPFSPTFSKTKDIRKRQGRAKRRRKGGTPKGWRCHQTEIEEKTKLISILKSLLGQHDDNTRIRRLLCPDPFCEACNNATAEINRLLLPGALEDSASSVSPLASTAPVTESSFTLSPAFSTVPPRDLTPASLLEPSPLPPSVLSPSPMTPLVDSFSPSPLGHSLAPEPFPSLDSEFPVDYSPPQPLAFPPLLPHDTQTADPVLPREATLSPDTVFSLDPTLSQDINPLSDLAQAMNHPDSFACHHAPPTLMSLSPQPECTLSVTQSVTPEQENLSPDSSGGLSTCVSTIRGTEHSSLSIADFSWRQAHAKDSFPSTLAQCDFNQEFLDLHSSEASFGGDPAANLVEPGNLSFLSPDVLALLERQVQKRSDFLMWKEKENEKDSLPEQLRPDYQRNSSWKMLESTADKHDSAVCLPFWSSRDKSEELHVRQQPPYPKTLEDHLQQKPIQFFWGLPSLHSESLPSAVHVLADSSSIFIFNRNSNASTGQESPVLPDPLPLSLPEIQPEPLPQTLPQSQPLPLTQVQSQADPQSPLPVIPSDPLPQIRTCGVSFHRPQDESQSLSSSEIQQLEWNILQKQQENLWGLPSVVQRSWEDFCPSAPNTPRHWAPQARVSISILPGEFPLSDEVRKKLEHHLRKRLIQHRWGLPRRIYESVSLILPPNGFSEASESVSNNGVSLISVFKGQSSKNGNVGLRQTGGFHERSSEMFQLEEGVGKDLGHSLENGPKDHLLNDPKSSSGKDLGYDSEKDLKSQMVSLSEKNPRMSAESLGQRQLQNVLKVHLSKKFGEINEGRLPGTVHNSWHAIKQTLLLSVKSHTQTKQRSVPSSVGAAYSLNTFQDLTFVDSSTQQMLEAHIKRFHMRMLWALPRKVLESIQIFKLKDASSQSLSHANLPSSTNVISEADSKSGSFKSFRGSSESLHGDKAGTTNSAPVLDRSLPATSPVGKGGQRVLRQSRSDVNRRLAEDVQRIKDARQTPLSVSLSITGKAGPRQTQLANRYPQKLLAKQAGARYEPKHKSVSSSDKGEMQRGKKVEKSEPVSMPRLSREVFAAEEPDPLQIKTSDMVTTSKVTTSSQMINVNENKAETTVTTGSPPPKLPVRQDPKSLDLKEQLFRELNFKLENREHSQAQGQPTDTSLASDNLTYEASLTHAQGVSGGDMGASQVLRVRLEDRGIRMEQQQKPWAPKQDKNFPPTAKRVSPLEPKAKELDGGDKGLGTSQLRRKSFPTQEMVLGQTRASKCSQTLSQKGQPLPEGHNGKRMMHFLQWLYSGIKYESQEDAQEKGSPISTVQNRGLVKSKAAFTGTTEAQKIVTDNGKFLEEKLGCQHAIDVTCSQGPRPPPVQVRKTQQKAEVQVRTEPVQGHPVNYRAPSCKVTNVKSCHQISSPTFAGQSYPPSTRQIRDKKRHPQKVVAFKDQQLCHRHLPPVSHGEPVPHPSPTHRRQAGQAPTAALSTAEGTVSGHRSLLFRQKTILQNSQGGRLPIQK from the exons ATGGGATTCAGAGAATGGAATGTTCTCTCATTCTTGAACAGCGTTATCGACCCATGTCTGAGCTGTGACTCAACATCCTTGGATATTTACCGAAACCTCATCGTCCTGTGCGAGTTGGTGTTGCTTCTTCTGTTGCTGTGGTACCTGGTGAGCTTGCCATTTTCACCTACCTTCAGTAAAACCAAAGACATCCGAAAG cGTCAGGGCAGAgccaagaggagaaggaaaggtgGAACACCGAAAG GTTGGAGATGTCACCAGACAGAAATAGAGGAGAAAACGAAGCTGATTTCTATTCTGAAAAG CCTCCTGGGCCAGCACGATGACAACACCCGCATTCGTCGGCTCTTATGTCCAGACCCCTTCTGTGAGGCGTGTAATAATGCAACTGCTGAGATCAATCGGCTGCTACTCCCAGGGGCCCTGGAAGATTCTGCTTCCTCTGTGTCCCCGTTGGCTTCCACAGCTCCTGTGACTGAGTCGTCATTTACTCTGTCCCCTGCCTTCTCAACAGTCCCTCCAAGAGACCTAACACCAGCCTCTCTTCTTGAGCCTTCCCCACTGCCCCCCTCCGTTCTCTCCCCTAGCCCAATGACCCCCTTAGTTGACTCTTTTTCACCCTCCCCATTGGGTCATTCTCTGGCACCAGAGCCTTTTCCTTCCTTGGATTCCGAATTCCCAGTGGACtattccccaccccaaccccttgCCTTTCCCCCTCTCCTACCACATGACACTCAGACAGCAGATCCTGTTCTCCCACGAGAGGCCACTTTGTCTCCGGATACCGTTTTCTCTCTTGACCCCACCCTTTCCCAAGATATCAATCCCCTATCAGATTTGGCCCAGGCAATGAATCACCCCGATTCTTTTGCTTGTCATCATGCACCACCAACTCTGATGTCTCTTTCACCACAGCCAGAGTGCACTTTATCTGTGACTCAATCTGTGACTCCAGAACAGGAGAACTTATCTCCAGATAGCTCTGGTGGGTTATCCACTTGTGTGTCAACAATCAGAGGCACTGAGCATTCAAGCCTGTCAATTGCAGACTTCTCCTGGCGGCAAGCTCATGCCAAAGACTCGTTCCCTTCCACGTTGGCACAATGTGATTTCAATCAGGAGTTTCTTGACCTCCATTCTTCAGAGGCCTCTTTTGGGGGAGACCCTGCAGCCAACCTTGTAGAGCCTGGTAACCTCTCATTTCTCAGCCCTGATGTCCTGGCACTCCTGGAGAGACAAGTCCAAAAGAGGAGCGATTTCCTGatgtggaaggaaaaggaaaatgaaaaagattcTCTTCCAGAACAACTTAGGCCAGACTACCAACGAAATTCTTCGTGGAAAATGTTAGAGTCAACTGCTGATAAGCATGACTCGGCAGTCTGCCTTCCCTTTTGGAGCAGCAGAGACAAATCAGAGGAGCTGCATGTGCGTCAGCAGCCCCCATATCCTAAGACCCTGGAGGACCATTTACAGCAAAAACCTATCCAGTTCTTCTGGGGTCTCCCGTCTCTGCACAGCGAGTCCTTGCCCTCTGCTGTTCATGTCTTGGCTGACAGTTCCTCAATCTTTATTTTCAATAGAAACTCGAATGCCTCCACAGGCCAAGAATCACCAGTGCTTCCTGATCCCCTGCCTCTGTCCTTGCCTGAGATTCAGCCTGAGCCCTTGCCTCAAACCCTGCCTCAATCTCAGCCCCTACCTCTCACTCAGGTCCAGTCCCAGGCCGACCCTCAGTCTCCACTCCCAGTCATACCATCTGATCCTCTACCCCAGATCAGGACCTGTGGAGTAAGTTTCCACAGACCTCAGGATGAGTCCCAGTCTCTCTCCTCATCTGAAATTCAACAGCTGGAATGGAACATTTTGCAGAAACAACAGGAAAATTTGTGGGGTTTACCCTCTGTGGTCCAAAGATCTTGGGAAGACTTTTGTCCATCAGCTCCTAACACTCCTCGCCACTGGGCCCCCCAGGCCCGTGTTTCAATCTCCATCCTTCCTGGGGAGTTTCCTCTCAGTGATGAAGTTCGGAAGAAACTAGAGCATCACCTTCGAAAGAGGCTCATCCAACACCGGTGGGGCCTGCCCCGCAGAATCTACGAGTCTGTGTCACTGATATTGCCTCCAAATGGTTTTTCAGAGGCATCTGAGTCGGTGAGCAATAATGGAGTCTCACTGATCTCTGTGTTTAAGGGTCAGAGTAGCAAAAATGGAAATGTTGGATTGAGGCAAACTGGAGGCTTCCATGAGAGGAGCTCAGAAATGTTCCAGCTAGAGGAAGGTGTGGGGAAGGATCTGGGACACAGCCTAGAGAATGGCCCAAAAGATCACCTGTTGAATGACCCAAAGAGCTCTTCAGGTAAGGATCTGGGGTATGACTCTGAGAAAGACCTAAAGAGTCAGATGGTGAGTCTCTCAGAGAAAAATCCAAGGATGTCAGCAGAGAGTCTAGGTCAGAGACAACTTCAAAATGTCCTAAAAGTACATTTGAGCAAGAAGTTTGGAGAAATAAATGAGGGTCGGCTCCCTGGGACTGTGCATAATTCATGGCATGCTATCAAGCAAACATTGCTTCTTTCTGTGAAATCCCACACCCAAACAAAACAGAGAAGTGTGCCATCATCAGTGGGTGCGGCCTACTCCCTGAATACCTTCCAGGACCTGACTTTTGTTGATTCCAGTACACAACAGATGCTGGAAGCCCATATTAAAAGGTTTCATATGAGGATGTTGTGGGCCCTTCCCCGCAAGGTCCTTGAATCCATACAGATCTTTAAATTGAAAGATGCCTCATCCCAGTCCTTGTCTCATGCCAACTTGCCCTCCTCAACCAATGTGATTTCTGAGGCAGACTCCAAATCTGGGAGCTTCAAGTCCTTTAGAGGAAGCTCTGAATCTCTCCATGGAGACAAAGCGGGAACAACAAATTCAGCCCCTGTCCTGGATCGTTCTCTCCCTGCCACCTCACCTGTGGGCAAAGGAGGACAGAGGGTCCTGAGACAATCACGCTCTGATGTCAACCGTAGGCTGGCAGAGGATGTTCAGAGAATTAAGGATGCCAGACAGACTCCTCTGTCTGTTTCACTCTCCATCACAGGGAAAGCAGGTCCTAGACAGACTCAACTAGCCAACAGATATCCCCAAAAGCTGCTTGCAAAGCAAGCTGGGGCCAGATATGAGCCGAAGCATAAGAGTGTGAGTTCcagtgataaaggagaaatgcAACGGGGCAAAAAGGTGGAGAAGTCAGAACCTGTTTCCATGCCCAGATTGTCTAGGGAGGTATTCGCGGCTGAGGAGCCTGATCCTCTTCAAATAAAAACTAGTGACATGGTGACAACTAGCAAGGTGACAACGAGCTCCCAAATGATAAATGTGAATgagaataaagcagaaactaccgtGACCACTGGAAGCCCCCCACCCAAATTACCAGTTCGCCAAGATCCTAAATCATTAGACCTTAAAGAACAACTGTTCCGTGAGTTAAACTTTAAACTGGAGAACAGGGAGCATAGCCAGGCTCAAGGCCAACCCACTGACACATCCCTTGCTTCAGATAACTTGACTTACGAGGCCTCACTGACTCATGCCCAAGGTGTCTCAGGTGGGGACATGGGAGCTTCCCAGGTGCTGCGTGTCCGTTTGGAGGACAGAGGAATCAGGATGGAGCAGCAGCAGAAACCTTGGGCCCCTAAGCAGGATAAGAACTTCCCACCAACTGCAAAGAGAGTGAGCCCTCTGGAGCCCAAGGCAAAAGAGCTTGATGGAGGGGATAAAGGCTTGGGGACATCCCAACTTAGGAGGAAGAGTTTCCCTACTCAGGAGATGGTACTAGGGCAGACACGTGCGAGCAAGTGTTCCCAGACCCTATCACAGAAGGGACAGCCTCTTCCTGAAGGCCATAACGGAAAAAGAATGATGCACTTCTTGCAATGGCTTTATTCTGGGATAAAATACGAAAGTCAAGAAGATGCCCAGGAAAAGGGCAGCCCCATATCAACTGTGCAGAACAGAGGCCTAGTTAAAAGTAAAGCTGCCTTTACTGGGacaactgaagctcagaaaatcGTGACAGACAACGGGAAGTTCCTAGAGGAGAAACTGGGGTGTCAGCATGCAATTGATGTCACCTGCTCTCAAGGGCCCCGTCCTCCCCCAGTGCAGGTGAGGAAAACTCAGCAAAAGGCGGAAGTGCAGGTCCGGACAGAACCTGTCCAGGGACATCCTGTCAACTACAGGGCTCCCTCCTGTAAAGTGACAAATGTCAAGTCCTGCCATCAAATATCAAGTCCTACCTTTGCTGGCCAGAGTTATCCTCCAAGTACAAGACAGATCAGAGATAAGAAGAGACACCCCCAGAAAGTTGTGGCATTCAAGGACCAGCAACTATGTCACAGACATCTCCCACCAGTGTCCCACGGGGAGCCTGTGCCCCATCCAAGCCCCACCCACAGGCGTCAAGCTGGCCAGGCACCCACGGCTGCTCTCAGCACTGCTGAAGGCACTGTGTCTGGACATCGGTCTCTACTCTTTAGACAGAAAACAATTCTCCAGAATTCCCAGGGAGGAAGACTTCCCATCCAGAAATAA